The following proteins are co-located in the Arctopsyche grandis isolate Sample6627 chromosome 3, ASM5162203v2, whole genome shotgun sequence genome:
- the LOC143909842 gene encoding uncharacterized protein LOC143909842 isoform X3 has protein sequence MGVLKNLALFFFILVLYSQTTGGNPLPCIAAPAPCNKGSSSGTAAAAAAADAAGSSGRKGGSSAAAAAAAAASGSSGCGGSSAAAAAAAASGSSGGSKSGSAAAAAAAAAASGSSGKGSSSAAAAAAAASSGGSRGGSAAAAAAAAAAGGSGGGGSSAAAAAAAASGSGRGGGSSAAAAAAAASGSSGGSKSGSAAAAAAAAAASGSSGKGSSSAAAAAAAASSGGSRGGSAAAAAAAAAAGGSGGGGSSAAAAAAAASGSGRGGGSSAAAAAAAAAGSGGGGGSSAAAAAAAASGSGRGGGSSAAAAAAAASGSGRGGGSSAAAAAAAAAGSGGGGGSSAAAAAATASGSGRGGGSSAAAAAAAAAGSGRGGGSSAAAAAAAASGSSRGGGSSAAAAAAAAAGSGGGGGSSAAAAAAAASSGGSGSSSAAAAAAAAGSGRGGGSSAAAAAASAAGSGSGGASAAAAAAAAASRSGGESSGGQSSSSDNSRDYLCQRSNRDQYSNQSSGVSSSAAAAAAAAGSGRGGGSSSAAAAAAAAGSGGGGGSSSAAAAAAAAGSGRGGGSSAAAAAAAAAGSGGGGGSSSAAAAAAAAAGSGGGGGSSAAAAAAASGSGRGGGSSAAAAAAAAAGSGGGGGSSAAAAAAAAASGSGRGGGSSAAAAAAAAAGSGGGGGSSSAAAAAAAAGSSGGSGSSSAAAAAAAAGSGGASAAAAAAAASRSGGESSGGQSSSSDNSRDYLCKRSNRDQYSNQSSGVSSSAAAAAAAASDSDDTSAAAAAAAACSASDGSASAAAAAASASGSDDDGGSSAASAASSSSSSNKSGKSSSKSGSGSSSNSDDSSSNSWSDSQSDSWNKYYSQDEDKQCNNYDETQG, from the exons ATGGGTGTGCTGAAAAATCTCGCCCTGTTCTTCTTTATCCTCGTCCTTTACTCACAG ACTACTGGCGGCAATCCACTTCCATGTATTGCAGCTCCAGCTCCATGTAACAAAGGTTCCAGTAGTGGAACAGCTGCGGCAGCAGCTGCTGCAGACGCAGCTGGTTCAAGTGGACGTAAAGGAGGCAGTTCAGCAGCGGCCGCTGCAGCGGCCGCCGCTTCTGGATCAAGCGGATGTG GTGGAAGTAGTGCAGCAGCAGCCGCCGCCGCCGCATCTGGATCATCTGGAGGTAGTAAAAGTGGTTCAGCAGCAGCCGCAGCCGCAGCCGCCGCCGCTTCAGGATCAAGTGGTAAAGGAAGCAGTTCAGCAGCAGCAGCCGCCGCCGCTGCGTCAAGTGGAGGTAGTAGAGGTGGTTCAGCAGCAGCGGCAGCCGCTGCCGCCGCAGCTGGAGGAAGTGGAGGAGGTGGAAGTAGTGCAGCAGCAGCCGCCGCCGCCGCATCTGGTTCAGGTAGAGGAGGTGGAAGTAGTGCAGCAGCAGCCGCCGCCGCCGCATCTGGATCATCTGGAGGTAGTAAAAGTGGTTCAGCAGCAGCCGCAGCCGCAGCCGCCGCCGCTTCAGGATCAAGTGGTAAAGGAAGCAGTTCAGCAGCAGCAGCTGCCGCCGCTGCGTCAAGTGGAGGTAGTAGAGGTGGTTCAGCAGCAGCGGCAGCCGCTGCCGCCGCAGCTGGAGGAAGTGGAGGAGGTGGAAGTAGTGCAGCAGCAGCCGCCGCCGCCGCATCTGGTTCAGGTAGAGGAGGTGGAAGTAGTGCAGCAGCAGCCGCCGCCGCCGCAGCTGGATCAGGTGGAGGAGGTGGAAGTAGTGCAGcagccgccgccgccgccgcctcTGGTTCGGGTAGAGGAGGTGGAAGTAGTGCAGCAGCAGCCGCCGCCGCCGCATCTGGTTCAGGTAGAGGAGGTGGAAGTAGTGCAGCAGCAGCCGCCGCCGCCGCAGCTGGATCAGGTGGAGGAGGTGGAAGTAGTGCAGCAGCCGCCGCCGCCACCGCCTCTGGTTCGGGTAGAGGAGGTGGAAGTAGTGCAGCAGCAGCCGCAGCCGCCGCAGCTGGATCAGGTAGAGGAGGTGGAAGTAGTGCAGcagccgccgccgccgccgcctcTGGTTCGAGTAGAGGAGGTGGAAGTAGTGCAGCAGCAGCCGCAGCTGCCGCAGCTGGATCAGGTGGAGGAGGTGGAAGTAGTGCAGCAGCAGCCGCCGCCGCTGCATCAAGTGGAGGAAGTGGAAGTAGTTCAGCAGCAGCCGCAGCCGCCGCAGCTGGATCAGGTAGAGGAGGTGGAAGTAGTGCAGCAGCAGCCGCAGCCTCCGCAGCTGGATCGGGTTCAGGTGGAGCTTCAGCCGcagccgccgccgccgccgctgCCTCCAGATCTGGTGGCGAGTCATCGGGTGGACAAAGTTCGAGCTCTGATAATTCTCGAGATTACCTTTGTCAAAGAAGTAATCGAGATCAATATAGCAACCAATCGAGTGGCGTGTCTAGTTCTGCAGCTGCTGCAGCTGCTGCAGCTGGATCTGGTAGAGGAGGTGGAAGTAGTTCAGCAGCAGCCGCAGCCGCCGCAGCTGGATCAGGTGGAGGAGGTGGAAGTAGTTCAGCAGCAGCCGCAGCCGCTGCAGCTGGATCAGGTAGAGGAGGTGGAAGTAGTGCAGCAGCAGCCGCCGCCGCCGCAGCTGGATCAGGTGGAGGAGGTGGAAGTAGTTCAGCAGcagccgccgccgccgccgcagCTGGATCAGGTGGAGGAGGTGGAAGTAGTGCAGCAGCCGCCGCCGCCGCATCTGGTTCAGGTAGAGGAGGTGGAAGTAGTGCAGCAGCAGCCGCCGCCGCCGCAGCTGGATCAGGTGGAGGAGGTGGAAGTAGTGCAGcagccgccgccgccgccgccgcctcTGGTTCGGGTAGAGGAGGTGGAAGTAGTGCAGCAGCAGCCGCAGCCGCCGCAGCTGGATCAGGTGGAGGAGGTGGAAGTAGTTCAGCAGCAGCCGCAGCCGCCGCAGCTGGATCAAGTGGAGGAAGTGGAAGTAGTTCAGCAGCAGCCGCAGCCGCTGCAGCTGGATCAGGTGGAGCTTCAGCCGCAGCCGCCGCCGCCGCTGCCTCCAGATCTGGTGGCGAGTCATCGGGTGGACAAAGTTCGAGCTCTGATAATTCTCGAGATTACCTTTGTAAAAGAAGTAATCGAGATCAATATAGCAACCAATCGAGTGGCGTGTCTAGTTCTGCAGCCGCTGCAGCTGCTGCGGCTTCTGACTCAGATGATACATCAGCTGCTGCTGCAGCCGCAGCCGCGTGCAGTGCAAGTGATGGCAGCGCCAGTGCAGCAGCTGCGGCTGCGAGTGCATCTGGTTCTGATGATGACGGTGGCTCTAGCGCAGCATCTGCTGCTTCGAGTTCAAGTTCTAGTAATAAATCTGGGAAAAGTAGTAGCAAATCTGGTAGTGGCAGCTCATCCAATTCAGATGATAGCTCTAGTAATTCTTGGAGTGATAGTCAAAGCGATTCTTGGAATAAGTATTATTCGCAAGATGAAGACAAACAATGCAACAATTATGATGAAACACAAGGCTAA
- the LOC143909842 gene encoding uncharacterized protein LOC143909842 isoform X5 — MGVLKNLALFFFILVLYSQTTGGNPLPCIAAPAPCNKGSSSGTAAAAAAADAAGSSGRKGGSSAAAAAAAAASGSSGCGGSSAAAAAAAASGSSGGSKSGSAAAAAAAAAASGSSGKGSSSAAAAAALPPLRQVEVVEVVQQQRQPLPPQLEEVEEVEVVQQQPPPPHLVQVEEVEVVQQQPPPPQLDQVEEVEVVQQPPPPPPLVRVEEVEVVQQQPPPPHLVQVEEVEVVQQQPPPPQLDQVEEVEVVQQPPPPPPLVRVEEVEVVQQQPQPPQLDQVEEVEVVQQPPPPPPLVRVEEVEVVQQQPQLPQLDQVEEVEVVQQQPPPLHQVEEVEVVQQQPQPPQLDQVEEVEVVQQQPQPPQLDRVQVELQPQPPPPPLPPDLVASHRVDKVRALIILEITFVKEVIEINIATNRVACLVLQLLQLLQLDLVEEVEVVQQQPQPPQLDQVEEVEVVQQQPQPLQLDQVEEVEVVQQQPPPPQLDQVEEVEVVQQQPPPPPQLDQVEEVEVVQQPPPPHLVQVEEVEVVQQQPPPPQLDQVEEVEVVQQPPPPPPPLVRVEEVEVVQQQPQPPQLDQVEEVEVVQQQPQPPQLDQVEEVEVVQQQPQPLQLDQVELQPQPPPPLPPDLVASHRVDKVRALIILEITFVKEVIEINIATNRVACLVLQPLQLLRLLTQMIHQLLLQPQPRAVQVMAAPVQQLRLRVHLVLMMTVALAQHLLLRVQVLVINLGKVVANLVVAAHPIQMIALVILGVIVKAILGISIIRKMKTNNATIMMKHKANTILRHVQTKDPLNVPSFKKSKYS; from the exons ATGGGTGTGCTGAAAAATCTCGCCCTGTTCTTCTTTATCCTCGTCCTTTACTCACAG ACTACTGGCGGCAATCCACTTCCATGTATTGCAGCTCCAGCTCCATGTAACAAAGGTTCCAGTAGTGGAACAGCTGCGGCAGCAGCTGCTGCAGACGCAGCTGGTTCAAGTGGACGTAAAGGAGGCAGTTCAGCAGCGGCCGCTGCAGCGGCCGCCGCTTCTGGATCAAGCGGATGTG GTGGAAGTAGTGCAGCAGCAGCCGCCGCCGCCGCATCTGGATCATCTGGAGGTAGTAAAAGTGGTTCAGCAGCAGCCGCAGCCGCAGCCGCCGCCGCTTCAGGATCAAGTGGTAAAGGAAGCAGTTCAGCAGCAGCAGCCGCCGCC CTGCCGCCGCTGCGTCAAGTGGAGGTAGTAGAGGTGGTTCAGCAGCAGCGGCAGCCGCTGCCGCCGCAGCTGGAGGAAGTGGAGGAGGTGGAAGTAGTGCAGCAGCAGCCGCCGCCGCCGCATCTGGTTCAGGTAGAGGAGGTGGAAGTAGTGCAGCAGCAGCCGCCGCCGCCGCAGCTGGATCAGGTGGAGGAGGTGGAAGTAGTGCAGcagccgccgccgccgccgcctcTGGTTCGGGTAGAGGAGGTGGAAGTAGTGCAGCAGCAGCCGCCGCCGCCGCATCTGGTTCAGGTAGAGGAGGTGGAAGTAGTGCAGCAGCAGCCGCCGCCGCCGCAGCTGGATCAGGTGGAGGAGGTGGAAGTAGTGCAGCAGCCGCCGCCGCCACCGCCTCTGGTTCGGGTAGAGGAGGTGGAAGTAGTGCAGCAGCAGCCGCAGCCGCCGCAGCTGGATCAGGTAGAGGAGGTGGAAGTAGTGCAGcagccgccgccgccgccgcctcTGGTTCGAGTAGAGGAGGTGGAAGTAGTGCAGCAGCAGCCGCAGCTGCCGCAGCTGGATCAGGTGGAGGAGGTGGAAGTAGTGCAGCAGCAGCCGCCGCCGCTGCATCAAGTGGAGGAAGTGGAAGTAGTTCAGCAGCAGCCGCAGCCGCCGCAGCTGGATCAGGTAGAGGAGGTGGAAGTAGTGCAGCAGCAGCCGCAGCCTCCGCAGCTGGATCGGGTTCAGGTGGAGCTTCAGCCGcagccgccgccgccgccgctgCCTCCAGATCTGGTGGCGAGTCATCGGGTGGACAAAGTTCGAGCTCTGATAATTCTCGAGATTACCTTTGTCAAAGAAGTAATCGAGATCAATATAGCAACCAATCGAGTGGCGTGTCTAGTTCTGCAGCTGCTGCAGCTGCTGCAGCTGGATCTGGTAGAGGAGGTGGAAGTAGTTCAGCAGCAGCCGCAGCCGCCGCAGCTGGATCAGGTGGAGGAGGTGGAAGTAGTTCAGCAGCAGCCGCAGCCGCTGCAGCTGGATCAGGTAGAGGAGGTGGAAGTAGTGCAGCAGCAGCCGCCGCCGCCGCAGCTGGATCAGGTGGAGGAGGTGGAAGTAGTTCAGCAGcagccgccgccgccgccgcagCTGGATCAGGTGGAGGAGGTGGAAGTAGTGCAGCAGCCGCCGCCGCCGCATCTGGTTCAGGTAGAGGAGGTGGAAGTAGTGCAGCAGCAGCCGCCGCCGCCGCAGCTGGATCAGGTGGAGGAGGTGGAAGTAGTGCAGcagccgccgccgccgccgccgcctcTGGTTCGGGTAGAGGAGGTGGAAGTAGTGCAGCAGCAGCCGCAGCCGCCGCAGCTGGATCAGGTGGAGGAGGTGGAAGTAGTTCAGCAGCAGCCGCAGCCGCCGCAGCTGGATCAAGTGGAGGAAGTGGAAGTAGTTCAGCAGCAGCCGCAGCCGCTGCAGCTGGATCAGGTGGAGCTTCAGCCGCAGCCGCCGCCGCCGCTGCCTCCAGATCTGGTGGCGAGTCATCGGGTGGACAAAGTTCGAGCTCTGATAATTCTCGAGATTACCTTTGTAAAAGAAGTAATCGAGATCAATATAGCAACCAATCGAGTGGCGTGTCTAGTTCTGCAGCCGCTGCAGCTGCTGCGGCTTCTGACTCAGATGATACATCAGCTGCTGCTGCAGCCGCAGCCGCGTGCAGTGCAAGTGATGGCAGCGCCAGTGCAGCAGCTGCGGCTGCGAGTGCATCTGGTTCTGATGATGACGGTGGCTCTAGCGCAGCATCTGCTGCTTCGAGTTCAAGTTCTAGTAATAAATCTGGGAAAAGTAGTAGCAAATCTGGTAGTGGCAGCTCATCCAATTCAGATGATAGCTCTAGTAATTCTTGGAGTGATAGTCAAAGCGATTCTTGGAATAAGTATTATTCGCAAGATGAAGACAAACAATGCAACAATTATGATGAAACACAAGGCTAATACAATCCTGAGACATGTACAAACTAAAGATCCATTAAATGTACCaagttttaaaaaatctaaatattcttAA
- the LOC143909842 gene encoding uncharacterized protein LOC143909842 isoform X4 has translation MGVLKNLALFFFILVLYSQTTGGNPLPCIAAPAPCNKGSSSGTAAAAAAADAAGSSGRKGGSSAAAAAAAAASGSSGCGGSSAAAAAAAAAGSGGGSGSSAAAAAAAASGSGGGGGSSAAAAAAAASGSSGGSKSGSAAAAAAAAAASGSSGKGSSSAAAAAALPPLRQVEVVEVVQQQRQPLPPQLEEVEEVEVVQQQPPPPHLVQVEEVEVVQQQPPPPQLDQVEEVEVVQQPPPPPPLVRVEEVEVVQQQPPPPHLVQVEEVEVVQQQPPPPQLDQVEEVEVVQQPPPPPPLVRVEEVEVVQQQPQPPQLDQVEEVEVVQQPPPPPPLVRVEEVEVVQQQPQLPQLDQVEEVEVVQQQPPPLHQVEEVEVVQQQPQPPQLDQVEEVEVVQQQPQPPQLDRVQVELQPQPPPPPLPPDLVASHRVDKVRALIILEITFVKEVIEINIATNRVACLVLQLLQLLQLDLVEEVEVVQQQPQPPQLDQVEEVEVVQQQPQPLQLDQVEEVEVVQQQPPPPQLDQVEEVEVVQQQPPPPPQLDQVEEVEVVQQPPPPHLVQVEEVEVVQQQPPPPQLDQVEEVEVVQQPPPPPPPLVRVEEVEVVQQQPQPPQLDQVEEVEVVQQQPQPPQLDQVEEVEVVQQQPQPLQLDQVELQPQPPPPLPPDLVASHRVDKVRALIILEITFVKEVIEINIATNRVACLVLQPLQLLRLLTQMIHQLLLQPQPRAVQVMAAPVQQLRLRVHLVLMMTVALAQHLLLRVQVLVINLGKVVANLVVAAHPIQMIALVILGVIVKAILGISIIRKMKTNNATIMMKHKANTILRHVQTKDPLNVPSFKKSKYS, from the exons ATGGGTGTGCTGAAAAATCTCGCCCTGTTCTTCTTTATCCTCGTCCTTTACTCACAG ACTACTGGCGGCAATCCACTTCCATGTATTGCAGCTCCAGCTCCATGTAACAAAGGTTCCAGTAGTGGAACAGCTGCGGCAGCAGCTGCTGCAGACGCAGCTGGTTCAAGTGGACGTAAAGGAGGCAGTTCAGCAGCGGCCGCTGCAGCGGCCGCCGCTTCTGGATCAAGCGGATGTGGTGGAAGTAGTGCTGCAGCAGCCGCAGCCGCCGCAGCTGGATCAGGAGGAGGAAGTGGAAGTAGTGCAGCAGCAGCCGCAGCCGCCGCATCTGGATCAGGTGGAGGAGGTGGAAGTAGTGCAGCAGCAGCCGCCGCCGCCGCATCTGGATCATCTGGAGGTAGTAAAAGTGGTTCAGCAGCAGCCGCAGCCGCAGCCGCCGCCGCTTCAGGATCAAGTGGTAAAGGAAGCAGTTCAGCAGCAGCAGCCGCCGCC CTGCCGCCGCTGCGTCAAGTGGAGGTAGTAGAGGTGGTTCAGCAGCAGCGGCAGCCGCTGCCGCCGCAGCTGGAGGAAGTGGAGGAGGTGGAAGTAGTGCAGCAGCAGCCGCCGCCGCCGCATCTGGTTCAGGTAGAGGAGGTGGAAGTAGTGCAGCAGCAGCCGCCGCCGCCGCAGCTGGATCAGGTGGAGGAGGTGGAAGTAGTGCAGcagccgccgccgccgccgcctcTGGTTCGGGTAGAGGAGGTGGAAGTAGTGCAGCAGCAGCCGCCGCCGCCGCATCTGGTTCAGGTAGAGGAGGTGGAAGTAGTGCAGCAGCAGCCGCCGCCGCCGCAGCTGGATCAGGTGGAGGAGGTGGAAGTAGTGCAGCAGCCGCCGCCGCCACCGCCTCTGGTTCGGGTAGAGGAGGTGGAAGTAGTGCAGCAGCAGCCGCAGCCGCCGCAGCTGGATCAGGTAGAGGAGGTGGAAGTAGTGCAGcagccgccgccgccgccgcctcTGGTTCGAGTAGAGGAGGTGGAAGTAGTGCAGCAGCAGCCGCAGCTGCCGCAGCTGGATCAGGTGGAGGAGGTGGAAGTAGTGCAGCAGCAGCCGCCGCCGCTGCATCAAGTGGAGGAAGTGGAAGTAGTTCAGCAGCAGCCGCAGCCGCCGCAGCTGGATCAGGTAGAGGAGGTGGAAGTAGTGCAGCAGCAGCCGCAGCCTCCGCAGCTGGATCGGGTTCAGGTGGAGCTTCAGCCGcagccgccgccgccgccgctgCCTCCAGATCTGGTGGCGAGTCATCGGGTGGACAAAGTTCGAGCTCTGATAATTCTCGAGATTACCTTTGTCAAAGAAGTAATCGAGATCAATATAGCAACCAATCGAGTGGCGTGTCTAGTTCTGCAGCTGCTGCAGCTGCTGCAGCTGGATCTGGTAGAGGAGGTGGAAGTAGTTCAGCAGCAGCCGCAGCCGCCGCAGCTGGATCAGGTGGAGGAGGTGGAAGTAGTTCAGCAGCAGCCGCAGCCGCTGCAGCTGGATCAGGTAGAGGAGGTGGAAGTAGTGCAGCAGCAGCCGCCGCCGCCGCAGCTGGATCAGGTGGAGGAGGTGGAAGTAGTTCAGCAGcagccgccgccgccgccgcagCTGGATCAGGTGGAGGAGGTGGAAGTAGTGCAGCAGCCGCCGCCGCCGCATCTGGTTCAGGTAGAGGAGGTGGAAGTAGTGCAGCAGCAGCCGCCGCCGCCGCAGCTGGATCAGGTGGAGGAGGTGGAAGTAGTGCAGcagccgccgccgccgccgccgcctcTGGTTCGGGTAGAGGAGGTGGAAGTAGTGCAGCAGCAGCCGCAGCCGCCGCAGCTGGATCAGGTGGAGGAGGTGGAAGTAGTTCAGCAGCAGCCGCAGCCGCCGCAGCTGGATCAAGTGGAGGAAGTGGAAGTAGTTCAGCAGCAGCCGCAGCCGCTGCAGCTGGATCAGGTGGAGCTTCAGCCGCAGCCGCCGCCGCCGCTGCCTCCAGATCTGGTGGCGAGTCATCGGGTGGACAAAGTTCGAGCTCTGATAATTCTCGAGATTACCTTTGTAAAAGAAGTAATCGAGATCAATATAGCAACCAATCGAGTGGCGTGTCTAGTTCTGCAGCCGCTGCAGCTGCTGCGGCTTCTGACTCAGATGATACATCAGCTGCTGCTGCAGCCGCAGCCGCGTGCAGTGCAAGTGATGGCAGCGCCAGTGCAGCAGCTGCGGCTGCGAGTGCATCTGGTTCTGATGATGACGGTGGCTCTAGCGCAGCATCTGCTGCTTCGAGTTCAAGTTCTAGTAATAAATCTGGGAAAAGTAGTAGCAAATCTGGTAGTGGCAGCTCATCCAATTCAGATGATAGCTCTAGTAATTCTTGGAGTGATAGTCAAAGCGATTCTTGGAATAAGTATTATTCGCAAGATGAAGACAAACAATGCAACAATTATGATGAAACACAAGGCTAATACAATCCTGAGACATGTACAAACTAAAGATCCATTAAATGTACCaagttttaaaaaatctaaatattcttAA
- the LOC143909842 gene encoding uncharacterized protein LOC143909842 isoform X1, translating into MGVLKNLALFFFILVLYSQTTGGNPLPCIAAPAPCNKGSSSGTAAAAAAADAAGSSGRKGGSSAAAAAAAAASGSSGCGGSSAAAAAAAAAGSGGGSGSSAAAAAAAASGSGGGGGSSAAAAAAAASGSSGGSKSGSAAAAAAAAAASGSSGKGSSSAAAAAAAASSGGSRGGSAAAAAAAAAAGGSGGGGSSAAAAAAAASGSGRGGGSSAAAAAAAASGSSGGSKSGSAAAAAAAAAASGSSGKGSSSAAAAAAAASSGGSRGGSAAAAAAAAAAGGSGGGGSSAAAAAAAASGSGRGGGSSAAAAAAAAAGSGGGGGSSAAAAAAAASGSGRGGGSSAAAAAAAASGSGRGGGSSAAAAAAAAAGSGGGGGSSAAAAAATASGSGRGGGSSAAAAAAAAAGSGRGGGSSAAAAAAAASGSSRGGGSSAAAAAAAAAGSGGGGGSSAAAAAAAASSGGSGSSSAAAAAAAAGSGRGGGSSAAAAAASAAGSGSGGASAAAAAAAAASRSGGESSGGQSSSSDNSRDYLCQRSNRDQYSNQSSGVSSSAAAAAAAAGSGRGGGSSSAAAAAAAAGSGGGGGSSSAAAAAAAAGSGRGGGSSAAAAAAAAAGSGGGGGSSSAAAAAAAAAGSGGGGGSSAAAAAAASGSGRGGGSSAAAAAAAAAGSGGGGGSSAAAAAAAAASGSGRGGGSSAAAAAAAAAGSGGGGGSSSAAAAAAAAGSSGGSGSSSAAAAAAAAGSGGASAAAAAAAASRSGGESSGGQSSSSDNSRDYLCKRSNRDQYSNQSSGVSSSAAAAAAAASDSDDTSAAAAAAAACSASDGSASAAAAAASASGSDDDGGSSAASAASSSSSSNKSGKSSSKSGSGSSSNSDDSSSNSWSDSQSDSWNKYYSQDEDKQCNNYDETQG; encoded by the exons ATGGGTGTGCTGAAAAATCTCGCCCTGTTCTTCTTTATCCTCGTCCTTTACTCACAG ACTACTGGCGGCAATCCACTTCCATGTATTGCAGCTCCAGCTCCATGTAACAAAGGTTCCAGTAGTGGAACAGCTGCGGCAGCAGCTGCTGCAGACGCAGCTGGTTCAAGTGGACGTAAAGGAGGCAGTTCAGCAGCGGCCGCTGCAGCGGCCGCCGCTTCTGGATCAAGCGGATGTGGTGGAAGTAGTGCTGCAGCAGCCGCAGCCGCCGCAGCTGGATCAGGAGGAGGAAGTGGAAGTAGTGCAGCAGCAGCCGCAGCCGCCGCATCTGGATCAGGTGGAGGAGGTGGAAGTAGTGCAGCAGCAGCCGCCGCCGCCGCATCTGGATCATCTGGAGGTAGTAAAAGTGGTTCAGCAGCAGCCGCAGCCGCAGCCGCCGCCGCTTCAGGATCAAGTGGTAAAGGAAGCAGTTCAGCAGCAGCAGCCGCCGCCGCTGCGTCAAGTGGAGGTAGTAGAGGTGGTTCAGCAGCAGCGGCAGCCGCTGCCGCCGCAGCTGGAGGAAGTGGAGGAGGTGGAAGTAGTGCAGCAGCAGCCGCCGCCGCCGCATCTGGTTCAGGTAGAGGAGGTGGAAGTAGTGCAGCAGCAGCCGCCGCCGCCGCATCTGGATCATCTGGAGGTAGTAAAAGTGGTTCAGCAGCAGCCGCAGCCGCAGCCGCCGCCGCTTCAGGATCAAGTGGTAAAGGAAGCAGTTCAGCAGCAGCAGCTGCCGCCGCTGCGTCAAGTGGAGGTAGTAGAGGTGGTTCAGCAGCAGCGGCAGCCGCTGCCGCCGCAGCTGGAGGAAGTGGAGGAGGTGGAAGTAGTGCAGCAGCAGCCGCCGCCGCCGCATCTGGTTCAGGTAGAGGAGGTGGAAGTAGTGCAGCAGCAGCCGCCGCCGCCGCAGCTGGATCAGGTGGAGGAGGTGGAAGTAGTGCAGcagccgccgccgccgccgcctcTGGTTCGGGTAGAGGAGGTGGAAGTAGTGCAGCAGCAGCCGCCGCCGCCGCATCTGGTTCAGGTAGAGGAGGTGGAAGTAGTGCAGCAGCAGCCGCCGCCGCCGCAGCTGGATCAGGTGGAGGAGGTGGAAGTAGTGCAGCAGCCGCCGCCGCCACCGCCTCTGGTTCGGGTAGAGGAGGTGGAAGTAGTGCAGCAGCAGCCGCAGCCGCCGCAGCTGGATCAGGTAGAGGAGGTGGAAGTAGTGCAGcagccgccgccgccgccgcctcTGGTTCGAGTAGAGGAGGTGGAAGTAGTGCAGCAGCAGCCGCAGCTGCCGCAGCTGGATCAGGTGGAGGAGGTGGAAGTAGTGCAGCAGCAGCCGCCGCCGCTGCATCAAGTGGAGGAAGTGGAAGTAGTTCAGCAGCAGCCGCAGCCGCCGCAGCTGGATCAGGTAGAGGAGGTGGAAGTAGTGCAGCAGCAGCCGCAGCCTCCGCAGCTGGATCGGGTTCAGGTGGAGCTTCAGCCGcagccgccgccgccgccgctgCCTCCAGATCTGGTGGCGAGTCATCGGGTGGACAAAGTTCGAGCTCTGATAATTCTCGAGATTACCTTTGTCAAAGAAGTAATCGAGATCAATATAGCAACCAATCGAGTGGCGTGTCTAGTTCTGCAGCTGCTGCAGCTGCTGCAGCTGGATCTGGTAGAGGAGGTGGAAGTAGTTCAGCAGCAGCCGCAGCCGCCGCAGCTGGATCAGGTGGAGGAGGTGGAAGTAGTTCAGCAGCAGCCGCAGCCGCTGCAGCTGGATCAGGTAGAGGAGGTGGAAGTAGTGCAGCAGCAGCCGCCGCCGCCGCAGCTGGATCAGGTGGAGGAGGTGGAAGTAGTTCAGCAGcagccgccgccgccgccgcagCTGGATCAGGTGGAGGAGGTGGAAGTAGTGCAGCAGCCGCCGCCGCCGCATCTGGTTCAGGTAGAGGAGGTGGAAGTAGTGCAGCAGCAGCCGCCGCCGCCGCAGCTGGATCAGGTGGAGGAGGTGGAAGTAGTGCAGcagccgccgccgccgccgccgcctcTGGTTCGGGTAGAGGAGGTGGAAGTAGTGCAGCAGCAGCCGCAGCCGCCGCAGCTGGATCAGGTGGAGGAGGTGGAAGTAGTTCAGCAGCAGCCGCAGCCGCCGCAGCTGGATCAAGTGGAGGAAGTGGAAGTAGTTCAGCAGCAGCCGCAGCCGCTGCAGCTGGATCAGGTGGAGCTTCAGCCGCAGCCGCCGCCGCCGCTGCCTCCAGATCTGGTGGCGAGTCATCGGGTGGACAAAGTTCGAGCTCTGATAATTCTCGAGATTACCTTTGTAAAAGAAGTAATCGAGATCAATATAGCAACCAATCGAGTGGCGTGTCTAGTTCTGCAGCCGCTGCAGCTGCTGCGGCTTCTGACTCAGATGATACATCAGCTGCTGCTGCAGCCGCAGCCGCGTGCAGTGCAAGTGATGGCAGCGCCAGTGCAGCAGCTGCGGCTGCGAGTGCATCTGGTTCTGATGATGACGGTGGCTCTAGCGCAGCATCTGCTGCTTCGAGTTCAAGTTCTAGTAATAAATCTGGGAAAAGTAGTAGCAAATCTGGTAGTGGCAGCTCATCCAATTCAGATGATAGCTCTAGTAATTCTTGGAGTGATAGTCAAAGCGATTCTTGGAATAAGTATTATTCGCAAGATGAAGACAAACAATGCAACAATTATGATGAAACACAAGGCTAA